From the Papaver somniferum cultivar HN1 chromosome 2, ASM357369v1, whole genome shotgun sequence genome, the window AAGATTTAATGCCGCAAAAGCTATCTtctcctttgaaccatattcaaagaaacaaAAGTACGTCTCAAGACGCTCTATCCAATCATATAATTTATCAACATCGACACttccatcataaagtggaatatcaacatggAAATCAAGTTTTAGATTCTTACCATGATTCATAAACTTAACACGAGGTTTTGTTGCTTTTTTGCCTTTAGgaatctcatcttcttcttcctattctctttgttcttcctcctcctcatccTGTTCTTCCGAACCCTAAGATGGAGATTTCGTCTTTTTTTCAAGTTTCAGATTTGGTGTATTCGAACGAATACAAGCAACCAACTCATCCAGGGTAGTTTGAATCGTCTTCATCTCTTTTTCTAATATAACCACCTTCTTGTTGGTAGTTTTTGGTTCATCAGTCTTAGACTCATCATCTGATTTTCTCATCAttggttttcttattcttttaACGTATTCTTGCTTTTCTAGTAACTCACCAAGCTATTTGTAGAGAGATCTGGTGAAGACAATAAACCACATGAATCTTCCCTAAAAGTAATTAACGAACTTTGCTCTGATACAAACTTGATATGTattgatctttgtaccttggtaactattattatagaggcggaattcagaataataataatagacgaaaactagaaaacagaacacaaacaAGAACGTGATTCGAAGAAAtgtatcttctctagattatgaacaagaaaactctaACAATTCTCTCTTtattacactcacaatctttctaggtaaataaccttaaactatttTACTAAGCTtgattttacaataattaattgcctcacaaacttctctttaggtgatttgtctcacaaacctccctCTCTAGGTATGTTTGTCTCACAAAACCACAATATTTCGATCTGCGcgtgtctgtatcacaaaccacactctagatgtcttagctttaaaggtttcccaaaccttctaggaatctatttccttatctaggaataattccctttctaggaatattaccttgtctaggaagtatttccttatctacgtatactttggtttggtttcccaaacctcttaggaatatATTTCCCTTTTATAGGAATACTGTcttaaatcagtaatccctcCTAAATTACAATTGTATCCTTAATCTCTCTTCGGGATCACTAATTCTCggggagaggaagatacacatgtatcacccAACAAACCAACTTAAAAGTAAACTTTGATGCATCTTGGATTGATTCTTCTATTCCTGCTAGGTATGGTATAATCCTGCGATGTGATACAGGTGGTGCAATCCAAGCTATAGCTAGGACTTTTACGGCCTCCACAACAGAAGACGCAGAGGCTctaagtatgttggagacatcaAACTGGGCAAAAAGAAAGGACTTAAAGAATTTCTGGGTGGAAGGTGATTTTCAGAGGTTAATCTTTTATGCCCAAGACAAGCAGAGTAACATCTTTTGGAGAAACCAAGCCATAGTCTCTGAAGCAGTGAAAATTCTGAAGACTTGTGAAAAAATTTGGGCTTTGTGTTTAAGAACAGGAATGGAAATGAAGTGGCAAAAATTTCGGCAAAAGAAGCGCCAAACAGGGAATTCATAAACAACAATTGTTGTTGATGCCACACTCTTTAAACTCTGCTTTATTATCGGATGTATGTTTTTCTAATTCAATTGCCGGTTCTAGCTTGCAAAATGGGGTTAACATTATGTTGGTAGACACCAATATCTCAAATCAGTTAGATGAGATAAGGGAAAtcaacatttttttgaaaattctgtgtaacttttttcttttcaatataagtaattttcaacaaCAACGAAAAAAAACTAAATGGGCATAATACGAGGTAATATCATATCCATTTTgttatttaattttgatttacGATAATATGGTAGTGTATGATCCCAATGAATATAGTCCGAGTGATTCCAGAAAAAATGAAGATTAATACAGAATTTTCTGGAATACAGAAAATATGGGAGTATTCAGTCACAATGTATTGCAATCCTAAAGAGTAGACCATTACGGCATTACATGTTGATTGCGGGTTGTTGGGCTTGCATCAAACTTGCACTCTTTTAGTAAAAGAGTACACCATTTACCATTGTGATTGAAAAACCAAAAACCTCATTCTTCCTACTGCTAGGATCAGTGTTCGAATATCACCGTCAGCTAAACACAAAAATGCATTAAACTATGTCAAGTTTAGGGTTGGGGGTTCAGAGTTCCGTGGGCTTCTGCATTCGTCACCGAAGACATCAACACCATAGTATTCCATCATCTTTACAGAAAATGTTAACAATTACCATACAGAAAAACAGACAGCAATACATGATGAATATGAGAAGAAGTATAATCTCATTCAGATGTTGCATTTCCATTTACAGATAGATGTAGAGACATGAATCCTAAAACAAAGCTATGAAATCAAACAACCCAACCATATGCGCGGCGGGATTTTCCATGCCCAGTGGCTTCTAAAACCTATTTCTGCAAATTTCACATACCGACTtttcttaccttttttttttccttttctcctTTTACTTCAATCCTGGCACTGCCACCTACCATATGGCATATGTCTATACAAATTCTGAGACGAACACATTCTATTAAAAATGAAGCAAAACAACTACTAGTGTAAGATACTTGTTTTAGTATAGCTTTATTCTCTGAGTTATTTGCCTTCGACAGATCGGACACAATGATAAATCACTACCACAAGACTCGCATGTCTGTATAGGCCAAACAAAGAAACGAGTTGGAAACTGTGTTAGTTGCAAGAGACCTTTAGTGAACGTATTCTAAAATGGAAATGCATTACTTTGTTTCAAGATACATTACCTGATGTCCGCATCCAAATGCAAGATTTTTCGTCTGTCCAAGACAGATAGGACAACCCTGTAGCACAAGTTAATTTCATCAAACGAGTTGTACAATAATAAGAACTCCAAGATGGGTGTCAGTGTTTCGCAAGAAGGTCTTATGGTGTCACAAGTTTGAATTCTTGCATACTAGAAGTAGTTTTACCTGGTTGTTGTGTACAGGTTGCGGCGGAGGAGCAGAGGGAGAGGCAGCCTGACGGAAATTAAAGCTGTTGGAGTGTTGGGTAGCCCTTGCAGGAGTAGGTAGTGCATTCCTCCAACTAGTTCCTCTACTACGACTGAACAAAGCGAACATCGACATGAAAACTTGAACATAACCGAAATGATAACAATTTTCTCAACTGTTATACAATGACATACCCCAATAGTTGAAGCTCTAGTGTTGCTTTGTACTGTGAAGGTATTTCCATAAGTGCTGCAAGAGCAAAATCCGTCTCCCTTTTGCTGTTCGGGATATTCCGCGACATAATTTCAGTAAAATCCACAAACTGCACACAAGAGTTGGTGAACTGAGATTCAACAAACAACGTTTTTAAAGATAGTTTCGGGTCAAAATTAAGCATCTGACAGTTCAACTTCTGACTAACCTGAAAATTATCAAAAGCTCGAGCAGGGATATTGTCATCAAACTCACGCATCATATCCCACGGCCCGTCACCAACACCGACCAAAACAATTGATAATGGGTAATCACTGCAATAGAGGGTTCACATTTAGCAGAATGacccaaagaaaatcaaaattgtaATATGCTCTGCCGAAAAGATACAAGAACACAAACCTTGCTCTAACTATGGCATTAACTGTGTCCTGTTCTTGCGGACTTAGGTGCCCAGCGTCCGTATCAACGCTTCGTGTCACCTATTTCACAAAATTATCAATATGAAGTAAACTGGACATTCTTTTTATAGTGCAAAATTGGACAATGTTAAGAACTGCTTACACATTGAATCTTCCTAACTACACCAAATAACTCGAAAGTATTAGGATTCTGTACTAATGGCACAAATTGACTAACCTGGCCGTCTGCAATAATGAGAAGAACATGATATTGACCCCGACTCCTTTCCACGGTTCCAATAGCCATTTCTATTATAGGTGCAAAAGATGTTGGCCCTGCCAGGCGAAGTTGAGGAGCTAGTTCTTTATAACGTGCCAGTGCTTCCTCAAATCCATTACAGGGCCGATGGTCTGGATAGAAGCTGAATACGTCTTTATCATGTGTAGATGCTGCAGGACAATACATTCAACTGTTAGCTCTAGCAAATTGATGGACATAGACAATTTAATATTTCGAACTGACTAAATTATGTAAATGAGCTAACCATCGCCGAAACCGAAACACGGAATGAGATTATCCTCGTCGAAACTAGAAAGGGTCCTTCCAATAATGGATATTGCTTGCTCATATGGGTTGGGATAATCTCCAATGTGATGGAGCGACTTATGGTTGAACGATCTAGCACCCGTCCACTCATTGCTCTTTGTGAAATCAATTCCCACAATAAGATTCGACGATTCAAGACCGGCTCTGGCAAGAGCTGTTGTCACCTGACAAATAATAGAAATGTCAATGTCCTAAAATGGAAGTTCTGATTAGCCGGAAACCGTCCGGTCAAAAATTAACTTTATTAATGTATGTTGTACCTGATCTAAGGAACGATAATCATCATCAATCCTGTTGTATTTCGATGACCATGCTCCACTGCGAATGTCACCTGACCCGTTATGTGCCGGGGAAGGCATGTAGGAGGATGATGTAGAGGTGCGTGCTGGCGTTGACATATATCCCCGGTTGAAAGAAGATGAATTCGAATACCTACTGCTGCTGCTTGACTGTTTGGCTCCCATGTATGGATGATCTAAAGAACTAAGTTTCTTTTAAAAAACCGCGCGGCCGAACGCAAATCCTGGTTCAGATAGAAGTTAGAGACCTGTAAGTTAAATTAAGCATGACATGAACTCAAAACACCAAGAAGTTTAGAGTAACTCACCAGAAACGACCGGACTCCGTGCAGTTTGAGTCGGAGTTGATTGGGCACTAGTGGTACTGCTGGAATAACAGTTGAATGAATTTATATAAGAGAATGTCTGtcccaaatcaaacaaaagatGAAATTTTCAATTATTTGAACTTGATCAAACTTTTCAACTTGAAAACAAGAAACCACGATTATGAGAAGGTCGCAAGAAAGAAGTTTCAACTAAATTCCAATAGGTGACTTTCTGAAAGCAACATATATAACGTTTAAATAATTCAAACATCTTATCCTGAGAAAATCCTACTGTAGGCGAAATTTCATATGAAAGTTCAAAGAAAGAGTGcattattatcaagtcttcgactaagtcaagtggaaattattattgataataatcttgTTGCCGTGGTCTACTTGCAATATTTATCTTTTAACAATTTGAATAAAGCTTTATAATATTTCCGAGGAAGCTTGGAAAAAACGACATTCCACGCCAATGGTCCCAAGATGAAAATTTAATTTATAATAACAAAATGGTTGATGGAAATATATGAAATACAAGAGGAAAATTGTCCCGAAATcaatgaatgagaacataccgagTACTTGGTAAGTTGAtcgagttttttcttttttgcactGACGGAGAACAGAGGCGTAAAAACGTAGAACGAGTTATAAAGATTTTTGTAAACTCAAAGTAAACTCGTCTCCTTTTTATAGGAAAATAAACGGTAGAATTCTACTCCTAAGCAAACTCtaccaaaaccaaatatttggtCACGGCATTCGAATGGAGTAAAGATCAAAAACTAgactaaaatcaaaaaccaaaccatatttggtctttaatttgattttggtcGAGCGTAATTTAAAACTACGCCCGCCGTGAGACGCAAATATTACTTGCGTTTGGAGTGGGGCAGAGTTATTATTGTCGTTTGGGAATGAGGCGCAAATACAAATTGCGCCTCTGTGAAGCGTAATTTTAACGTACACCTGACGGGACGTTATTTTAGTTTGCGTCTGTCATCAGACGAACATTTAAGTTGCGCCTCGTTCAGGCGCAATTTATAATCACGTCTCGAATGGAAATGCAGATTCCATCTGTATTTTGACAAGCGGACATGAACCGCTGGAGAGACGCTCAAAAACTTTTGTAATAGAGAACCGCCACAAGTATTTAGACCTCTTTGGGAATCAAGAAACACTTAAAACTCTGGCACGATTCCGTTGATACAATCCCGAACATCTGTCTACAGTTACCAGCACAACTCTTGCAAACAATGAAACAAAGAAAAACAGTGGCGCCGGAACCAGGAATTACAGGTGTGGGATGGGCTGGACAAGCTATATGGGCTTGTAAGATTTTCTAGATTgggcttaagcatatgacttataCATGTTTCTTTTAGGAGGAAACCTGTTTTGATACTAAATGATGATATCATTTAGGGTACCCTTATATGAAGGGTGTCCATGCAATGGGTAAATTACTAAGTCACCTTTAAATATTTTAAATTACTTAAATACATATTACCGTGCACCTAAATTCAAAACATAAATCTAAACTAATCAAAATCCAAAATCATTTTCATTCTTAACCTAATCTAATCATTATCAAACCGTTTTGATTTTCTATTTCGTCGATTAATTGTTGATTCATAAATCTATGAGCATCGGTTAAAACCACGGGTATGAAATGAGTCGCGTGAAACGTTAAGagatgtgaaaactacagggagacccattctcccagatgTTTCTACTATGAAACTCACGCTCCCAAAACTACAGGCGCCCACCcaaattctggaagaaaattattctcaaacccaaaatatataaaattttgtttttgtctttttcttcttcttcttcttattcttcttcttttttcttcttcttcttctccactatacctagatctcagaaaaagggagagattcgattgatttcgagaaaaaattcatgcctaaattcgattgatctcaacagcagcaccaaatcgtcttcttcttcgaattaacgacgaaccctcttactaccgattctcttcattacaatttcaattcactactgttattaatggtagcagcaaaaatccctaaataGGTTTGTAGGACACGGTTTGGTCATCATATAtttatgatcaaaacttgttttcaatgaagattttgaaatgaatttcagatttttatgaaactctcagccgtgaattgagttggagtaagcaatactggatgagttgtgaagaaggtttaattgcagatgatggtataaatacatgaaagaagatgatggtataaatacatgattttgaccaagagcccccgaataactgaaagataatggtttgcgtgggagttaatgaaacatgaaagaagatgatgatgtggttatgactgcataacatgtcattcagtcgagaaactgtctgcataacatgttatgcattcgtgaaaatggatgcataacctgttatgcatctacaaaatttgttgcataacttgttatgcagtccagaaaacctgcataacctgttatgcgtccgaaaatatggctacataatgcattatgcatcgagaaaatagatgcataacctgatatgcatccgtaaatatggatgcatactgcattatgcatcaattttttatatgtacggctaaaatcaaccaaaacaatggttatataacttgttatagatgcataactttgttatgcagtcgaaaaaatggttgcataattcgttatgcgtctgcagaatgtgttatgcaccgtttttggtgactgcataacggttaagtatcaagttttcaaaaaaattccctaaaatgaggatcacctccgatttttttgttaaaaacaaaaatttgatattcttgtttgtactcgttgcgcagctcttttaaaaagatttccaacgatataaaatttgtaaaattctaaggcgcggatttttagatatgttatgtctaAGTTGCGCTGCCAAATATAcacctgaaaaattaggctgtgtaacgagttatgcctgaaaaaataatatgcataaccagttatgtattgatttttataataatttcatataattatgggtgtcacggtatacaaaattaattgtgggcctgagaatgagaatattaaattttttgagtctccccctaatttccccttaaGAGATTTAGCTCCAAATCTGCATATTGGAGTCCACATCTTTGTTTTTTATGTTTCAGAAGCTATATGGTCTTGAAAGATTTTCTAGATTgggcttaagcatatgacttaaactttttttttgaaggaacacTGTTGCAAggcattttttttggttttttgaggcatactaaatgatgATACCATCTAGGGCATGCTTATAAAAGGTATCCTAGGAATCAGTAGACTACTAAGTTACACTTAATTATTTTAAATTACTTAAATAATATCCTTCATCtaaaactaaactaatcataatccaaaatcattttgaaaataaaatatttttcattcTTAACCTAATCTAATCATTATCAAACCGTTTTCATCTTATTTTTCGTGAATTAATTGTTGATTTATAGTAATAAAATAATCTAATCATTATCAAACCTTAACATGGGCCGTGGCGGCGTATCATTCTAACCATAGGTATAATGAGTCGCGTGAAGCGTTAAGAGATTTAACTCCAGATCTGCATACTGAAGTCTAGATCTGTGTGCTTCGTTTTTTTATGTTCCAAAAGAACTGTTCGGTtaatattgaaatatcacattttCATACGAAACCAGTTTATAATGAAGAAGGCCTGTAGTTTCGGCTGATTATCAGATGTATTATTTGCATCCAAACCCTGTAAAAATGTTATCAGATGTAAAAATGTTGTACCAAGGCAATGTTCGGTTCATATTGGAAATGCAATTTTATAGCTGAACTTTTACAATACCTGGTTCGATTGTGTCATTCTAAGCCGAACATGACTCTGTAAGTCGCAATTTATGAAAATCAAACTATAAAGTGCAAGTTCGGTCATCAACGAATCGTAGTTCGAATAAGCCGAACatcaaatatttttttcataCACATAGGTTCGTTTTTAAAAATATCAACCTAACGGTTCTTCTCAACAATGTTTGGCTAGTAATTCTATTGCCGAACCCAACACTGAACATTCGAATTTTTTTGTAAACAATCttttttttataagaattcaACCTAGAAAATTGTGATTTAACATACAAGTATACATGTGAATCTGATTTGCATCACATATTTTGGTTAGTTCTAATCATTAAAATCttaaaaccatttttttcttctcttcttcttcttgttattATTGTTCCTCTCAAAAACCTCAACTCTCTCACAGAGATATGATTTCTCTTCTAATTTACCACTAATTATTTTGATTTTAACCAATCACTAACATTACTAATTAATCAGTATCattaaatctaatcataatcattaatacTAATCATGTAAGGGTTGTTGAGAGGTGAATTCGTgtttaggttctacccgtcctagctacaccaagtGACCTCAGAATTCctagaatagtaagagagagagttgtatttctattgtaccttgtcctttcttatataggcTTTCCTAAAAGCCCCTCTTTTTATTACATCATCACACATGTGCTAACCTTTCTTTATTACTCCTAATGTCATTCTTTAATATAACCTCTTTCTTCCTTATTAATTCCTTCTCAGTCCTTTCTTTCTTATAGATATTTTCCACCTGGGCTtgggtttagtccccaagtccccacaCCTTGTACCAAACTCATCTTCATTCTTGAGGCACCCTAAACCCGTTAGGGGAtatttttttcatgtatcaatattagtcccctgactactGGATCAATTATCATATGATCCAATAGTCAAATCCCTTCACCTTTATACGCCACGTGTCGTTGGAGATGGGATGGCTACCGCGTCATTTATGGAAGTGCTTCCCTTATATAGTAACATCAGAGCTTTAACCCAATTATCAGTTTTCAGGTTTGCATTTCCATCTCCTTCCTCCCTCATCGGGTACCTCGCTCAGATGGCTCACTCCCTTCACGGATATGTATTAACACTGGCGCCAGTCTCCGCGCTAGTTTCAATGTTCAAAAATTTAGAATTGACGTGTTTATTGCTGGTAGAAGCTGAGATTGAAGCGCTTTGTGGACATAAGTTGGCCAACAGAAACTCTATGCGTGCTCAGTTTGCGGAGCATTATGAAGCGCGCCAAGCCACCGATGAGGTCGGGCGACTAACGTAGGACATCCATCATGCTCTGGACGATACTGTTACAGCGCGACATGCTGCTATTTCATTACTCACCGAATCCTCAACGATGAAAGCGACCATTGAGTATGTCATCGCCGACTGTCGCTCGCATATTTCTGGTCATGCGGCTCCGCGCCTTCTCGGGCACACTCTAACCTTGACTGCTGCTTCTGCGCTTGTGAACCCGTCTTACCCTAAGGACGGACTTTCGCGTTTATTGGTGTTGCGGGAGGAGATAGATGTACTGTGGAATCTCAGGAAATTCCGTCGGGATGAGGCTTGTAAAGATCGCGATGAACACGAAAGCACCCATTTTCTCAGGGAGCGAAAGCAAAAGAAAAGATTATTAGAAACATCCACAAGCTGCTGAGTGACGCCAATTGGGGGTTGTCTCAAGATCACATCCAGTGTGATGAGAGTAGGCTCATGGAGGAAGAGGTGGATATGGACATTGCCCGTTGTCGCGCGCTGCCTTGAAGGCATCTTATTTTATCTATTATTCCCtttatgtacttttctttgtgaCACCAGCACCAATGCCTTAATGTACGTtcgttttgagcgtgttttttttttgttttttatttcttgcGAATGTCGTTATGATGACCTTGGGTCCTAAGTCCCCAGTATTCATATCAGAGGCCTTCCCCGCCCCTCTTTTTTTTATGGATATCCTAAACATGTTTGGGGATCACCGCCTTCCGTGGTTCCATGTGTTTGCCACGTATTCAACATCGTGAATCACGCCAGCCCCTCTCTTCTTTGGTTATTACTTCTCTTTCCTTTTGACCTATCGTAAGCATGTCTGGTACTCTCGACGGATATGTGTTATCCCTGGAGCACGTTCCTATGTTGCCCTCGGCGATGTTCAAACATGATGAATTGAAGAGATTATTACTCGTGAAGGTTGAGGTTGAATCCCTTCGAGAACCGAGGGAAACGAGCCGGGATGCTGCGCACGCCAAGTTTGGGGAGAGGGATGAATCGTTTCAGGATGCACAGAGATCCGACCTATCGGGCCGCGTGTCGTTAGAGGTTCAACGCGCGTTGGATGAAGCCGTCAATGCTCGTGACACGGCTGAGCGGTTATTTGCATATTCTTTGATAATAATGGCCACTAGCGATCGTGGTGTTGCTGATTGTCGTTTGTGGATTTTGTCCAGGCGGTGCGGCCGCTCCTTGGTCACATTCTGACCCTATATGTCGCATCTATACTCGTGCCTCACCCCTATATTAAGGATGAATTGGCgcgtttttttattttgatagagGAAGTGGGTTTGTTGTGGACACTTAGGTTGTTCCGTCAGGATAAGGAGCGTAAAGAGTATGAAGAGCACGAGGATACTCTTTCGTTCTCTCATAGGGTCGATGCTAAGGGTAAAATTATTCGAGATATTCACAAGTTGGTGCATGAATCCGATCAAGATCTTCGTGTAGCTACCGTGCTATGTGATGACAGACGTTTGATGGTGGAATTCTTGGATGCAGATATTGCTCGTTGTCGGGCATTAATAGCTGACTAAGTGTTGTGCTCTCTTAGAAGGGATTCTATTGAtgttcttttgtttgtttttttgtattttgttTGGGATATTTTATAAGTCGGACGTTGTTTGGAGTGCTATTTTTTCTGTTTGTTATTGCTTGCTTTTGTTTTGTAGTTGGCCATGTGACGCCTGTCTTCCCCCctctctctgtttttttttacTTGAAAAGGGTAATATGTGGGATGGGTAAAAGCGCGCCTACTCCTCCCTTCTTTTTAAGCTTTCTATTCGATCAGGCGCCCTTAGCGTTCCCGTGTTCTTTTGTTGATTTGTTAGTCGATCAGGTGCCTTTGGCTTTTCTGATAATTTTGTGAatgtcagtcaatcgggcgcctttggcttcccGAGACCTTTcgtgaatttttcagtcaatcgggcgccttcgtctttcccgagaccttttgttGATTTGTTAGTCGATCGGGTGCCTTTGgcttcccgagaccttttgtaaatgTCAGTCGATCGAGCACATTTGGttttcccgagaccttttgtgaatttgtcagtcgatcaggtgtttttggctttcctgagaccttttgtgaatttgtcagtcaatcgggcgctCTTG encodes:
- the LOC113349561 gene encoding E3 ubiquitin-protein ligase RGLG2-like; amino-acid sequence: MGAKQSSSSSRYSNSSSFNRGYMSTPARTSTSSSYMPSPAHNGSGDIRSGAWSSKYNRIDDDYRSLDQVTTALARAGLESSNLIVGIDFTKSNEWTGARSFNHKSLHHIGDYPNPYEQAISIIGRTLSSFDEDNLIPCFGFGDASTHDKDVFSFYPDHRPCNGFEEALARYKELAPQLRLAGPTSFAPIIEMAIGTVERSRGQYHVLLIIADGQVTRSVDTDAGHLSPQEQDTVNAIVRASDYPLSIVLVGVGDGPWDMMREFDDNIPARAFDNFQFVDFTEIMSRNIPNSKRETDFALAALMEIPSQYKATLELQLLGRSRGTSWRNALPTPARATQHSNSFNFRQAASPSAPPPQPVHNNQGCPICLGQTKNLAFGCGHQTCESCGSDLSLCPICRRQITQRIKLY